CACTCATCAATGATACAATTACTAGGGGTTTAAAGATCCCAACAATCCTTAATTagttgttttgtttttctttccaaGAATGCTCACCAGGTTAGACTAAACTATATTTGTTCCACAGAATATTCATCATTTGTATTGATATTTTGGTCTATGGTGATGATATCTTGATCACTAGACACTACAAAAAAAGTTATCCTTTAGTTACAATGTTTTGTTGTAACATCAATTTTTTTTGCAATTAAATGTCATTTTTAGTCATAACAAAAAATTACTTGTaactaaaaaataacattttCTCACAAGTTATATTACTAATGTAGTTTTAGTTACCTATTATACACAACGACAAAATTTATTTATGATTAAAAACATATTAAGTCACatttaattgtgatttttgtaattaatacaAGAAAATGTGAGACTTTACTTATCAATTATAAGTGCAAGTAAAAGTATTTTATGCCTACAAATTTTATTGATAAGAAGTAATAATAtatctaaaatattataatattaacaAAATGTTAACCCACCAATAATCTGTACCAATAAATAAAAGTGTACCAATAATATGAGAGCAATCTTTATTTCATAATAATAGGCATATATAATTAACATTTTCCTCAAATTATTCAAATAGAGAAAGTGAACATTATCAAGCTTAAGACTTCTTATAATGGATATTATTATGAAGTCTATTATTAATTTGTACTCATAATAATGTCTTATACTTAAGCATAAATCATAATTACGTACACACCAAGCTGGAGCTTTATTACCTCACAactctttttattagttttaaccacacattaattattaattaagtgCTTCGATCTTTTACTTGTTCTTTGTTTATGGCAATAGAACTCGATTGCGATACTCTGCAAGCGCCCATAATGGAAATATGTTTTTGTATAATGGATAATGTAGTGCACAATTCATCTTGAAAactccaactaagtcctggcatgggtcataataaaataaaatcaattatttatTTGTTAGACAAAAATAAATTCAACTTCACTTTTAGGAGACAACAATTTCAAAAGATTactttaatttttagaaaatactATATATTCCTTAGTAATTTTTCTTCTCATTAATTTTtgcattaaaaataatattactaatatatatatacctgTTCTGGAAAATCACTATTTTCCATCTGAGAATTGATAATGAGCTTCGCAGCTCGATGAAGAGGTGTTGGGTCTCTTTTTGCTTGTCCAGCATGAATCAATGCCATCATAGCGCACGAAGTTTGTACTAAGTTTGATCTATTTTCCGGAAATGCTACATATTCCTATAATACAATCAAAATTAATACAATTATATATGAGAAGATAAAAATGAATTGTAAAAAAAGTTTTATACTTCATGTTAATAAGTTAGAGAAATTGAtgaaaatgacctattttttttaagtgattttgcactctTATCTAATTTTGatgattttttgcaaaataatttttgtctaaaattcgaccaattgtctaaatttttcgactgactgtttgaatttttcgatCACCTATCTATATTTTCGACTAGCTGTCGACTCAATTATGAGAAGTCATTTTgtaaagaattattaaaactaggctagagtgcaaaataTATATTAACTAATTACATTATAAAAATATTCAAGTAAAATAAAATCTATACACTTGTAATTATATTAAAAGCATAATTTAATTTACCAAAACTATAGTTATACATATCTATTGAAATCTAACGTACGTAAACTTGTACATGTTACAATTATATTTATCATAtaaaacaaaattatataaatatacctATACAATATTTAGGATGTTATTAAAAttactttttaaatatttttttatattaaaagcaaataaaaatatttttcaaaatcatatgtTTGGTAtatctattttaatcattttaaatttatagCTTAATTTATTGCCAAAAACAATTTGGGGCATCCCTATCTTATGTGGGTTATTTTTTAAACTTCAAAGATAGATAAAGTATGTTCTTAGGCTAGACAATAAATTTAGTTTGATGAAATCTTTTATTCCAGCTATTTGCATTGTATCATCTTTCCAATTACAATCTccgataaaaaaaataataaataaaaatagagagaGATGTTGTCTGAACAACATCACTTAATTAAAAGTCAATTGAACAAACAAATTAACACAAGAGAACACGTGAAATGATACCTTTTTAGGGCATGAAAGGTAGCTCTCTCCCCAACCGCCATCAACTGTTTGTTTTTTGAGTAGGAATTCAACTCCCTTGCGCATAGTTGGACTGTTGTTGTAAGTTTTACCAACTGCGGCTAGTCCTCCAAGCGCAAACCACGAAGCATATGTGAAACAAATTCCCCAATTGCCATACCTATATACAGTAAAACCTCTATATAAGAATAGCTTCGGGACTAAACTAATTGTATTCTAATTGAGAGGTTATAACTAAATAGAGACATccgtacaatttttttttcaaacactcAAAAGTATAAACTttaacaacaataacaataaaaactccctaataaactattaaatatttaaaagtaATTCATGTAATCAAATGTGGAATAAATCTTTGATTTTCTCTTTTGAGcacaaataaataacataatacatatatttatttgactgtatatataattattactaTATAAAGGTACACTTTCTTAATGCATGACTTAAAAAACGTATAACTAATtatattcttatttataattgGCCTAAATTGAgaccattttttttataataaaatatatattattcttATATGGAGTAGTCGTATATAGAGATTTTActgtatacatatatacaaaaatCAATAACAACTATCAAAATGTTTTGTTTATATATGCAGTTTGGAATGAGTGATGATGCTAACCATGAACCATCATGTCTTTGTTTGTTTTCCAGATATTGAACAGCTCCTTTTATGAACATCTTAATTTCTTGTTCCCTGTGCCCTGGATATAGCTTCTTGAATAGTACTAAAGCTTGGATTGCAGTAGAAGTGCATTCCACATACTCATGCTCGATAACAATTTCTTCAAGAAATTCCAGAGGATTTAACATCTGAATTTGAATTAATCGAAacacaaaaattacatttattcttaatttagaaaaaaaaaatattgcaaCTATATATAGGGAGCGATTACAACGCATCCCATTTTTTTGTAATACTggtgcattttttttttctattttcgacACCTGGATAGGTatataatccaatttttttttttttatataatggtgtacattgtaggtatttagaatatcatgcaaattttcaaaaaatttcgaacagtttacgaagccgaaaatagggttcaaactgtcaaattttacacgcgtacacaaaaaaacaggcacgcgtgcatcagacagtttagaccctgttttcagtaccataatttattcggaatttcttaaaaatttgtaggatgttctagatagctataatgtacgccgtcatataaatttttttgagattatatctatccaggtaccgaaaataaaaaaaagatacaCCAATGttgtaatatatatattcatatgaaCTACTTACTTCCAACCATGCTGGTGATCTAGCGGGCTCCCAAGCTGCTTCACCACCGTTTTTACTCTAAAATAAGTCAAATTCAACAAGGTTATAATTGACACATAAATATAGTGATATAAAAAAAGAAGTTTCTATATTTTCTTTAGGTAAGAATAATTAATTGTGAAAATTAAATTCATAATTGGATCCGAAAGTATATTTCTTATTCTCGTGGTTGTTAGGTTCTTCTAATTAACAAGTGAATTCATACTAATAAAGATTCCAAAAGTCTATTTTTCATGACCAATTGGAACATTCATGTTGTTCCCAATATGAATTATAGTGTTATTTATCCTTCAAATTCTAATTATCAtaagagaattgctaaggggGTGCCCAACACCATAAGAAGATGACATATCGTTATTGATGCAATTTAATATCGGAtcccacttatttgaatttaataaatatatatcgcTATAACTAATCACAGGGTGTCAACTAATATAGTATTGGACATCTTAAAGTGTCAAATAACAGCACTCTTATCAAAATTGacacaattttttttagaaattagAAGTGATCCCACATCCCCTAATCTTTGTTAAAAACTTAATTCTAATTCAATGTATGTCAAATCTTGTACAATGTATCCTAATTCAAACTACGTTGTCTCACATTTAAAAGTTGTCACTCATCTTACTTTTAAAGCATTTATTGCTAACTTGTCCTCATGTGAAATTACTTTTAAAAAGGGGTTGTATTTAAAGAAATGAGACctttaaaaaagaataatgtaAATGGGTGTTTATAACAGTGAAACAAAGTTTAGATGATTGATGAAATTAGAAATCTTAAGAGAATGCTTGCCAATGAATTTGAGATTAAGGATTTGGGCAAGTTATGATATTTTTCTGGGTATTGATTTACatgataaaaaattatattatctgACCTAGCTATAACCTattaaatatattagttaattataactaagttttatttagtatttatgtCTTATTTTATCTTGTATTTATATACGATGatctattttttaaagttattttgtactctagTCTATTTTTAATAATTCGTTGCAAAATAATCTCTCATAATTTAGATAGAGAGTCAAAAATTTAGAtaggtggtcgaaaaattcaaacaattGGTTAAAAATTTTAGACTGCtgatcgaaaaatttagacagagcccattttgcaaaaaattatcaaaagtaagcCAGAATGTAAAATTACCTAAAAAAAAAGGtcattttcacaaatttctcaatGTATTGTTTCCTTTCAATCAATAGATCTATTTATTTGTCTTCATATAAATATCtctatatataataagtgtgtagataacggaaatttttggttttaacggttttattttttaaaggttaactttaacggaatatttttatatttaacagaatattcgtttgtaaacacttaaacttaaataaaataaatacataattaaaaaaattaaagtaagatatttttgagatattttaccatgataaatatttaaaaataataaataattaaacaaattaaaatatgatatttttgagatattttataatgataattatttaaaaacaataaaatcatatgttttataatatcaataatatttaattaaacttaaattcacttattataataatattatattaaacatataatataatctactatgaattaacaacaaattgttttttaaaaaaaaactagcaagaaacttaaatttaaagtttaagtataatatttaataattacattaaatatataatatataatctattgttgtcacttccatatacttaaacaaaaactagaataaactagaacaaacataaacttaaataaaaataaataaattatttaattaaaataatacatttatttcaaatttatacgacattaatataaatttgataaaaataattaataaattatataaatagaactaagcaaacgtgcatattacacgttgcttgtatctagtatatatatatatatatacttatatcaAGGCCATTTGGTATGCTGTCTTGAATTGGCTAATCATTAAAATGCAAGTTTAAcaaaagataaatacaaaatcatatcttttctatataataaCTGTGTAGATAAcgtaaattcttggttttaacggttttttatttttttatggttaactttaacggaatattcttatatttaacatagtattcttatatttaacggtagtttgtaaacacttaaacttaaataaaataaaataaataattaaaaaattaaaaaaagatatttttgagatattgtacaataataattatttaaaaataataaataattaaacaaaataaaatatgatatttttgagatattttacaataataattatttaaaaataataatatgatatgttttataacttaaatataatttaattaaacttaaactaacttattagaataatatcatattaaatatataatataatctactgtgaattagcaacaaattattttttaaaaaaaaaactagtaagaaacttaaatttaaattccatgcataatatttaatattacattaaacatataatatatgatCTCTTGTTGTCCTTCCCAAAtacaaaaactagaacaaatacaaacttaaacaaaaataaataaattatttaattaaaatataatatttaattgaaatgtatatgacattaatataaatttaataaaaataattaataatttttttaaataaaactaaacaaacgtgcatattacacgttatttgtatctagtatatatatatgtttgtgtgtTTTTCTCACCTGCAAAGAAAGTATTACATTAACAGTATCATATAATTTCTCAGCTTCCATATTTTCTCCAACAATCTCCGGTGGCATCATCGACAACAATAAGCAACACTGTAATGtataatttaagaaaaaaaacaatgAGTTCAACAGATTGATGTgtgaaaattaagaaaaaaaaaagaaaaaaattaagagaGGTACAATTTttagttaaataataattaaactaaTTATAACCTTTAAACCTTCTGCGGTACAATCAGAAACTTGCCATCCATGATCTTGATCAGAAAATGTCCATGATCCTTTAGAAATGTGGCGATACATACTTTTGAAGTCGCCTGAAGGATTGTCTTTGAcctttataattattaataatcatattattattactatgtataatgcataataaaataattaggTCTCCAATTAGAGCTCCATCGATCTTCTAGGATTGTAATTATTGTTTCACTAATTAAACTTTTGAATTAGCACTAACCTGAGATTTCTTAATGAAGTCATGACCTTTAGCCAAAGTTGGTCCAATTTCATCAACAAGGTTACTTGCAAGAAAAGCTTGAATTGCAAAAGTAGCATCCCACGATTGGCTaccaaaactctacaaaaattaaagGTGTAAAAATGTATTTGAAAATGTCACTTAATAATACAAATCCATTGTTAAAAATACAAACATGAAGAGAGCGACTACAACGCATCCACTTTCTATTTTCAACACTTTGATAGATGTAATgtcaagtttttttttatatgacggtgcaTATTTGTTAAAATACAAATATGAAGGGAGCGACTACAGCTTGTAGCTATcaagaacatcctacaaattttcaagaaattcagaataaattatggtatcgaAAATAAGATTCAACCAGCTTGTTGCACGAGTGCTTATTTTTTGTATACGCGAGCGTGTAAAAATTAACTGTTTGAACCTTGATTTTGATACTTCTTAAAATTTTGCAGGTTGTCTTAAAAGATTACAATGTATACTGTTATATAAAAAAACTAGAAAACAAATTATCGAGGTGTAGAAAACACGAACTGGCTGCACCGATGTTGTCAAAAAAGTAGATGCCCTGTAGTCGCtacctatatatatgtataaataaaatatgtaTGTCACTACAAAAATcagggcctataccgagaacaaatgtcctcggtataagccgaaatgtcctcggtatatcttataccgagacaatgtcgtcggtaTAAAGTTGTCGGTACAGCCGCGTCGGTAAAAACAAAACGTATACCGACGACATTCAAAATGTTCTCGGTATACGTTTTACCGAGGATaatgtcctcggtagaaagtgacaaatgtcctcggtacaacAAACCTCAATTTCTCATCGTACTGGTACATACCGACATCTTGgtggtatataccgaggacaatgtcctcggtatagacttgtccccaatttttttttatatttgttattcccttatttattttgaattaaatataagaaaatagaataaaattaaaacacttatattaaagatataaaaaaaaacataagagtgtattcgttgaattaaaataaagacttgtcttaaacatgataatgtaatagtcaattgtaataaaattcatacataagtcctactgagtcggtgctccaacatcaggatcatcgggtggtggtggtggggcagattgagatcccggggtgatacaatgagtccggacatgctcctctaactgtcgaagacgctctctcatctcagacaactcttcatctctagtttgtgaaggacgaaaatcaaatggagttcggtcccttatgttaaggatacgtccatatcctttctggtggccccgtcgttttccgaagacattttgtaccaaagatatgtcttcatcttcaggcgcactcgaaactggtgtggaactctcagtatcagttgcctgtgtctgctgtgtgtcgcggtatgcacgcaattcctcctgtgatacaatgtataatgtaattaaaattttgaaacaattaaaaatttgaaaaatgtttaaaaaaacttaacgtacccaagtattttttgctgtctctgtcacccaccctgtgcctgatttatggtgagtatccatccagctatccgggatggactcaagttgcccagtctctaaattgcgctgtcacgtacatatatttttataaaattaataattaaacgtaaataagaaaaataaactaaaaaataattaattaactaacctttttatagcgtaaggctgggattgactgagaacctccatagctaagctctttcaatttctttctattttccttgttgaccacagaacgtttctgcaaaaagttatcgttagtaatatatttaattaagatagttaagtttagcaagaaattaataccgtaatttctgggcgacggaaaaaatcaattgctttttgccactgcgtatccgtgcaaccaccataacgattttgtggcccattaatcgttaagtgctctttaatatcgtacttccagtcagaatactttttagcacacgaagtatcaatgcctctcaagaacccaggcatatgcccttctccatatctagtacgcccaatatcaaacaaatcatcctaatttacaaacatttattagtaaatatcatatataacataaaataagaattaagataaaaatacataaactacttacttccaaatgtgcaagtattctttctttcgaggcatttggtacttttgaccattgaggacagtccggatctgtgtactgtcgaacaagtattcttttgtacgctttcttttttggccgccataactgacatgcttaccaggaagagaatcaggtataaaactcatttgtgtgaacatttcttgcatggttaatggctGTGGTGGTAATCTCTTTTCAACgacaccatatgtcttcttgtcccttctaatgACATGTCtgattggtaaaaaatgtctatgaccataaaaagcaaccttcttttgtaaacgaatagatggtgttgccacattgcaagtagagcaagcatgataaccttgagcagtccatccagaaaggctactccttgctgggtaatcgtttatagtccacatcaaagctgcccgaagagtgaagaaactgccatcgactgcatctcgagtctgtacaccagtcacccataattcttttaactcatcaatcaatggtcttaagaaaacatcaaaatcttttcctggcgaatgaggtcccggaattaataaactcaacatgaaattagtttctctcatgcacaaccatggtggcaagttatatgtcgtcaacactactggccacatactataagacagactcatattaccaaagggattgaatccatctgcagccaatccaagccgcacattcctgggttccattgcaaatgttggattatttcggtcaaagtccttccaagctttcccatcagcaggatgacgcaatacaccatcttcttttatacgttgctcgtgatgccatctcatatgttgagcaatgtgcctcgatgcatattttcgcattaacctaggggttaaaggaaaataacgcatcactttatgaggcactttctttcccttggtgttcttgtccacccatcgatcctctccacaaacaggacatttgctttttccagcatgttctttccaaaacagtgcgcaatcatgcttgcagacatggattgactcgtagcccaatccaagtttccgcaacaaccttttcgctgcatagtgcgattttggaagcttatttggggctggaaatgcatcatgtaacaactccagcattccatcaaatattttgttgggaatttttcccaacactttgaaatgcattaacttcactaggaaattcaatgaagtgtaattttgacacccggggaataatggagcctcgatctcagcaaacaaatcgttataatgttgcccactcCTGTAGTCagttgtaggtatctcttgaccgcgctcattctccgcttgttcgtcattgtcattttgcataagatcagtgagaacatccatcatctcatcttcatcattttgatctatccgagctctcattggtattatttcatcctctccatgccaatgccaattggtatatttccgtagaaaaccatttacaaaaagatgattttctaatacatcaattgtctgaaattcaacgttgacacacctcctacacggacatttcaccaatccccttgagtcaacgcactgccgggctctctggagaaaatccatcacaccagcctcatactcatcggataatcgatctgtcaaattaatccaactcttgtcgatcgacattgtatgaatgtagcac
The Humulus lupulus chromosome 6, drHumLupu1.1, whole genome shotgun sequence DNA segment above includes these coding regions:
- the LOC133783693 gene encoding uncharacterized protein LOC133783693, which encodes MPGFLRGIDTSCAKKYSDWKYDIKEHLTINGPQNRYGGCTDTQWQKAIDFFRRPEITKRSVVNKENRKKLKELSYGGSQSIPALRYKKRNLETGQLESIPDSWMDTHHKSGTGWVTETAKNTWEELRAYRDTQQTQATDTESSTPVSSAPEDEDISLVQNVFGKRRGHQKGYGRILNIRDRTPFDFRPSQTRDEELSEMRERLRQLEEHVRTHCITPGSQSAPPPPPDDPDVGAPTQ